One genomic segment of Impatiens glandulifera chromosome 6, dImpGla2.1, whole genome shotgun sequence includes these proteins:
- the LOC124943731 gene encoding agamous-like MADS-box protein AGL61 produces the protein MVSKTSRGRQRIPLYKIEDNGMRSVTFSKRKYGILKKSSELSTLCGSNMALILFSESGRAYSFGNPNTNVIFDRFMGVVPERVFDSTFHELLEAQKAPNVRYMEAQIMEAEKTLAQEQHVGKTLSLEMTEHAKGKWWEQPIEGMNSLQLKWRMRKMEELKMAFEQEKELKMATENQNPLFLLAMTSLNPFYF, from the coding sequence ATGGTGTCAAAAACAAGCAGAGGTCGTCAAAGGATTCCTCTTTACAAGATCGAGGATAATGGTATGCGTTCTGTAACTTTTTCTAAACGTAAATATGgaattttaaagaaatcaagTGAGCTTTCTACTTTATGTGGATCGAACATGGCATTAATCTTGTTTAGTGAAAGCGGAAGAGCATACTCTTTTGGTAATCCTAATACAAATGTGATATTTGATCGATTTATGGGTGTTGTTCCCGAAAGGGTGTTTGATTCAACATTCCATGAACTCCTCGAGGCTCAAAAGGCTCCGAATGTTCGATATATGGAAGCTCAAATAATGGAGGCTGAAAAGACACTCGCTCAAGAGCAACATGTGGGAAAAACATTGTCACTAGAGATGACCGAACATGCTAAGGGGAAGTGGTGGGAGCAACCAATTGAGGGGATGAACTCATTGCAATTAAAATGGAGGATGCGTAAGATGGAGGAACTAAAGATGGCCTTTGAACAAGAGAAGGAGTTGAAGATGGCGACAGAAAATCAAAATCCTTTGTTTTTGTTGGCGATGACTAGCCTAAacccattttatttttaa
- the LOC124943732 gene encoding agamous-like MADS-box protein AGL62, whose protein sequence is MAPKWNKGRQIILIEKIENSSKRSVTFSKRKFDAFKKANELSNLCESDVAIIIFSGGGKAFSYGNPNVYAIFDQFVHANSQRALNSASHEFLETQDFTCVREMDARIIEAGDNFKLEQERQKNVVIEDG, encoded by the coding sequence ATGGCACCAAAATGGAATAAGGGTCGTCAAATAATTCTCATTGAGAAGATTGAAAATAGTAGTAAGCGCTCAGTAACTTTCTCTAAGAGAAAGTTTGACGCTTTTAAGAAGGCAAATGAGCTCTCAAATCTATGTGAAAGCGATGTTGCAATAATCATATTCAGTGGAGGAGGAAAAGCTTTCTCTTATGGCAACCCTAATGTATATGCCATATTTGATCAATTCGTGCATGCCAATTCTCAGAGAGCACTTAACTCCGCATCCCATGAATTTCTTGAGACACAAGATTTCACGTGTGTTCGAGAGATGGATGCTCGAATAATAGAGGCGGGAGATAATTTCAAACTTGAGCAAGAAAGGCAAAAAAATGTTGTCATTGAAGATGGCTAA
- the LOC124942591 gene encoding uncharacterized protein LOC124942591, with product MAAAPFLLESNLKWNPLLHPNSIRLIRSNSIRVLPRLTRSPKLSLSCCCINNNNTSNISEREPNSNPFEILARTVMNVIKELRKPAIAAVLMGLLLMYDPNSALAASGGRMGGRSFSSNSSSSSRSYSSRSAAPSFSYSTPYYAPTPFGGGGFYVGPAVGFGAGSSFFFILMGFAAFMLVSGFLSDRSDDGLFSATEKTSVLKLQVGLLGLGRDLQRKLNRIAETADTSTPQGLTFVLTETTLALLRNPDVCISGYSLVDVKRGVDEGEKRFNQLSIEERGKFDEETLINVNNIRRQSTSSQRSTGFRNEYIVITILVAAEGVHKLPTINGSGDLKEALQKLASIPANRIQAVEVLWTPQNENDTLSERELIEDYPLLRPL from the exons ATGGCAGCGGCTCCTTTCTTACTTGAATCAAACCTCAAATGGAATCCCCTTTTACATCCCAATTCAATTCGATTGATCCGCTCCAATTCCATCAGAGTACTTCCCAGGTTAACCAGGTCTCCCAAACTCTCCCTTAGCTGCTGTTGCATTAACAACAACAACACATCTAATATCAGCGAGCGAGAACCTAATTCGAACCCATTTGAGATTCTCGCTAGAACCGTCATGAATGTCATCAAAGAATTAAGAAAACCCGCTATTGCTGCAGTTTTGATGGGATTACTTCTGATGTATGATCCGAATTCAGCACTTGCAGCTTCTGGAGGGAGGATGGGTGGGAGGTCTTTCTCCTCGAATTCGTCTTCTTCATCGAGAAGTTATTCATCTCGTTCTGCTGCGCCTAGTTTTTCTTATTCAACGCCTTATTATGCTCCAACTCCATTTGGTGGAGGTGGGTTTTATGTTGGGCCGGCAGTTGGGTTTGGAGCTGGTTCaagtttcttcttcattttgatGGGATTTGCAGCTTTTATGTTGGTCTCTGGATTCTTATCGGATCGTTCTGATGATGGTCTTTTCTCTGCTACTGAGAAAACCAGTGTTTTGAAGCTTCAG GTTGGCTTGCTTGGATTGGGGCGAGACCTTCAAAGAAAACTTAACCGGATAGCTGAAACTGCGGATACATCTACGCCACAGGGTCTGACCTTTGTATTGACTG AAACAACGCTCGCCTTGCTCCGAAACCCTGATGTTTGCATATCCGGCTATTCATTG GTGGATGTTAAGCGAGGTGTTGACGAAGGTGAGAAGCGATTTAACCAACTTTCAATTGAGGAACGAGGTAAATTTGACGAAGAAACCTTAATCAATGTTAACAACATTAGAAGACAAAGCACTAGCAGCCAGAGATCAACCGGATTCAGAAACGAGTACATTGTT ATAACGATATTGGTGGCTGCGGAAGGAGTACATAAACTTCCAACCATCAATGGCAGCGGAGACTTGAAAGAAGCCTTGCAGAAGCTTGCTTCTATACCTGCAAATAGAATACAG GCTGTTGAAGTTCTATGGACACCTCAGAATGAGAACGACACACTTTCAGAGAGGGAATTGATCGAAGATTACCCGCTCTTGCGTCCTCTATGA